The genomic window ATGGATTGTATGATATTTCTCCCTACGTTTTTTTAACCTCAGTTCGCAACTTTTTAGAATTATGGGATTTAGTCACTTCTATGATTAAATCCGTTGCATTTGGAGGGTTGATTGCTGTCATTGGTTGTAGTTGGGGACTCACCACCACTGGAGGGGCAAAAGGAGTAGGTCAGTCCACAACAACGGCGGTAGTAACATCTTTATTAGCTGTTTTTGTGATTAACTTCTTTTTATCTTGGGTAATGTTTCAAGGAACGGGAAGTTCATCCTTTTAATTAATGCTTATTATTTCTATTCACTTGCTTTCTGAACTATAATTTTTTTCCATTCTTCCAAAATGAAATAAGGAACTTTAATCCTACTCAACTCACCATCTTTTAGCGGTAATTCTAATAACCAAAAATTGTTACTTTCTAACTGATCTACAATAGACTTAAAATTATACTGTCCCATATTCGGTGCGAATGCCTCTTGATCACTGGTAAATACATCAGGAACTTGAACCGTTAAATCTTCTCGAATTTTAATAATTAAAGGCTGAGGGTGGTTAAATTCAAATAAGTCAGGAAAGCCAACTAAACGTAAATTGATTGTGGGTTGATTATCCCCTTTTATCTCTTTAAAAAAAATCAATTGCCAAGGATTTTTAGATTGATCTCGCCAAGTTTGTATGGATTTATAAAGGATAATATCAGGAGGAATTTCACTTTCTCTGATAACAGCATATGCAGGTTGTATTAATAATAAGCACATCAACCCTAAAACTAAAATGAACTTAAACACTTGCTTACTCATTTTAATCCCTATTAAATATAACTGGTCACTGATCACTGTTCATGGTTTAAACATTGCCACATTGTTCATTAGCAGGAACTGCCTCCATCATCTTTTTTGGATTAGGTAAGTTAAGATTAGTCATAAAAGTGATAAACTCAGAGCGATCTCGAAGCGATCCGCTTTGCGGTGTACGTCCCACAAACCGAGGATTATATTGCTTTTCTTCTGCAATTGTAGAAACTGTATGACCTCGATAATCATGACCAGGATAGACTAAGGTTTCATCGGGTAAAGTAAACAGTCGTTGCGTCACCGAGTCATATAATGTCCCTGGGTCCCCACTTTGAAAGTCCGTTCGTCCACACCCTCGAATAAATAACGCATCTCCTGTTAAAATAGCCTTTCGGTTAACTAAATAAGCAAAATGACTATCTGTATGGCCAGGAGTAGCGATCGCTTCTACGATCACGTTTCCTAATTGTAAAACCTCTTTATCTTTCATCCATCGATCAGCACAAGCAATCTGGGCATTTTCAGGTACAATTCCTAAACATTCTGTGATTTCTCGTAATTTTCCCGTTCCTGTGATGTGATCTGCGTGAATATGGGTTTCTAAGCAGTATTTTAAGGTTAATCCTAACTCGTTGAGGAGTTGACGATCCCGTTCTACTTGTTCTAAAACAGGATCAACTAATAATGCTTGTTTGAGGGTGCGATCAGCAATTAGATAAGTGTAAGTCGATGACTCTGCATCGAACAATTGACGAAAAAGCATGATTTTATCTCATTTTTTTTATACTTCTAGAACAATTTTACCCACAACGTGACCGGTTTCACTGTAAGTATGGGCTGCCATAATATCTGATAATTGATAAGTACAATCGATAATCGGTTTAACCTTTTGGTGTTCAATCAAATCTTTTAATTCAGCTAAATCTTTGGGTTGAGGTTCGACTAATAATAATTTCGATTGTTGACGAGAAAAAAACGCAAAAACACTATTAATAATGAAGTTTAAACTGGGGGTTAACGTTACATAAATTCCCTCAGGGTTTAAACTTTTCTGGCACTTTCTAAAAGAATAGTTACCCACAATGTCAAAAATAATATCATATTGCTTTTCCTGTTGGGTAAAGTCTTCTTGAGTATAATCAATGGTATAGTCAGCCCCTAATTCTGTAACCAAAGGAATATTTTTTCCACTGCAAACCCCTGTCACTGCTGCCTGGTATGCCTTAGCAATTTGAACCGCAAACGTACCTACACCGCCTGATGCACCGTTAATGAGGACTGTTTGACCTCTTTTGACCTTTCCTTTGTTCCGTAAGCCTTGCAGGGCTGTAGAAGCTGCTAAAGGAACGGCAGCAGCTTGGGAATGAGTCAGGTTAGTGGGTTTAGGAGCAATATTTTGAGGGGTTATAACAATATATTCTCCATAGGCTTTACCCGAACCAGGGCTAAAAAAACCATATACTTGATCACTCACTTGAAAGTCAGAGACTTTTTCTCCAACTTCTACTGCTTCCCCAGAAAAGTCACACCCCAACGATAAAGGAAACTTTTTCCCTGTGACAACTTGTAACATTCCACGACGAATTTTCCAATCGATAGGATTAACACTACTTGCTATAACTTTAATCAGTAATTGTTTAGCTGTGGGGGAAGGTTTCGTTACTTCTGCATATTCTAGAACATCAGGAGAACCATATCGATTAAAAATGACACTTTTCATAGCAGTCTTAAAAAAAGATCCTGACTCTGTTCATTTTAGCAGTGTTTTGGCCATTCTAGAACTATAGTTAAGTGATCATCGGCCACCCTACCCTAATTTTTTTTATACTAAAAAAATAGAATAAATTTATATTTTCAGCTTATTATTTTATTAGTTTTTTTCTAACTCTTCAGGCATCATAAATTCTTTCATCGCAACAGAATTTGATTAGGAACAAGGAATAGATTTACACCAAGCTAATATAAAAAAGTCCGTAGTTAAGGCTTTAGCCTTAATGATAATTAAGAGATTTTATCTTTCTGATAGTTCATCTGTTCAAAATTTTGTATTATCATCTTGCGAGGGATAAGGAAAATGTCTGAAACCCTGATGATCTCGTTCTAACCCTCGCACCCTTACTAGATGCAGATTTCAGCGATTTTACGGAGAGATTTTCTAGGGGTTTGGGTTACAATATAGCTATCCCTCGCAAACCGCCTCTAGACTCTAGACAGGATAGGGGTTGTAGCGAGTACCCTCTCTTTTTATAAGAGAACTTAGTTGAATGGAAACATTGTCTAGGCAACAAAAAGGGTCATCTAATTTTAATCGAACTAACTCTCTTTTTATAAGAGAACTTAGTTGAATGGAAACTAATAGTAAAGTTCAAAAGCTAGTAATTGACTTCTATTAGACTCTCTTTTCATAAGAGAAATTAGTAAGGTAGGCAATGCTTACCCTACAATGGAAGTAACAAAAAAATAAGTATCCTATGCTTTTGTAGGATACTTATTTTAATAGAAATTAATCTTTTCTGTAATTTGTAATATCAATTCTCAAAAATAACTAGAGGGATTGCTTCGGGGTATTTTCAATAAAACTCAAAACTTATTATTTATATTACCCCTCGCAATGACCAGTTAAACCTTCAATTACTTTCGATAATCTGTATAATTTTTACATCGATAATTGATCAGGAGATTGACTTTCGGCTAACGTTTGTTGAGGTTGATTTGATTTGAGAAAAACGTATAAATTAGGGATCATATAGCCTTTCCGTTCAAAACGAACCATCATCGCTTCTTTAACTCCATACTCTTGGTTAAGTTCGCTTAACGCTTGATACAAAACCTGTCCAGTGGGATCGCCTTCAACTTCAGGATCAGGGTGGAAATAATAACCATAATTCGGTTCTACAATAGCTACATTAGCTTGACGATTCACTTTAATAAAGTAATCTTTGTCTTCAATATGAGATTGAGCAAGATTTGTTAAATTTAAACCAAGAATGGTTAACGTGGTAATGGCAAACGTTAGTGCAATAGCTGGAGCAATTATTTTCTTTAACATGAGGAATTTATTGAGTGCATTAATACATCACGGATGACAAAGATCAGCCGATCCTGTTTTTCATCTTAACGTAATAAAACTTAATATTAAAGAAAAATAAAATATAGTCTTTTTCGGACTCATGAGGTACACCCGTATATTTAACTCCTGACTCCTGACTCCTGACTCCTAAAACTAGAAAAATTTGTACCTCACAAGTATGGGAACGGCTACAATTAACCCACTCCCCCAAACACTTCGATATTATCAAAAGCACAAACAGGAGACGCATGGCCAACGCGGATCGCTTGGTTGGGTTCCCCTTTACCACAGCTAGGGGTTCCATACATCCCCAAAGTTGAGCGATCGCCTAGCTGAGACAAACTCCGCCAAAATTGATTAGTAATACCCCGATAATTAGGATTTTTCAGGGTTTTGGTAAGCTTACCATTTTCAATGAGTTTGGCATATTCACAACCAAATTGAAACTTATTCCGATAATCATCAATAGACCAGGATCGGTTAGACTCCATATAAACCCCTGATTCGATGTTAGCGATCATCTCATCAAAAGAAGTGTTTCCCGGTTCAAGGTTAATATTAGCCATGCGGTCAATAGGGGGGCGATTCCACGAAGAAGCCCGTAAATTAGCCACTCCTGGCACATTTGAACGAATTTGACTCTCTTTACTCCCTAATCCTCGTAATAGTATCCCTTCTTTGATTAAATATTCACGGGTGGCTAAATTTCCCCCATCATCAAAACGATAACTGGCAAATTGTCCTGATACTGATGGATCAAAGGTAACATTCATCAGAGGGGAACCATAGACCAACTGGCCAAAGTCTTCTAATTTAACAAAGCTTGATCCGGCGTAGTTTCGTTCGTCCCCTAAAATGCGATCGAGTTCTAAAGGATGACCGATGCTTTCATGTATTTGTAACATCATTTGGTCAGGGGCTAACACTAGGGTTGTCGTAGTAGTAGGACAATCTTCGGCTGATAATAATTCTAATGCTTGTTCTGCGATCTTTTCAGCACGGGTTAAAACTTCCGTCTCGTCAAGACATTCCATCCCTCCTTGATAGGAACGGGCCGTGAGTCCATTATCGGTGCGTTTTTGAATAATATTGCCGTCTTGTGCTGTTGCAGTGTAATCTGTGGTGATTAAGAGGAATTTTTGATAAACATCGGACCCGTTACTACTAACCAGTTGTATTTCTGTTTCGACCAAACGGGCGATCGCAGAAGTGCTAACAATTTTATCGTTAACTTTGAGGGTTTCATTAACTTTCAGTAGCAGATCATTGATATCTTTAGGACTGAGAATATCGAGGGGTTTAAGATAAGGAGAATAATAGGTTCCTACGGCTTTGGGACGTTGTTCTACAGTAAAAGAGTAGATTCCCCATTCGGCAGCCGTCACCGCTTGTTGATAAGCAATTTCTGCGGCCAGCTTAATATTATCGAGGGTTAAATGGTTGGTGGCACAATAACCCAGTTGCCCTTTAGCCAAGACTTCCACCATCACCCCTTTACTTTGACTGCGTCCGTTGCTTTGGGGTTTACCATCCCTAACATAGCGTAGGGTAGAAGTTTCAGTTACTTGGCGTAACCCGATCCAATCAGCCGGAAGATGGATTTCCTTTAACCAGGTTTCTAGGGTTGAGGTCATTGATATTTAACTAACATACCTTTAATTTTTTACTATTCTAAGATAATTGAAAAACAAAGGTAACTAAATCCCCTTTACCCAAAGAAATGCGATCGCCCGGTCGCAAACGGTGACGGTTTCCTGGGGGTAAAGCATTGTAATTAATATAAGTGCCATTGGAACTGCCCACGTCTTCGATATAAAAGATACCGGCTTCGTTGCGAATATCAGCATGAATACGAGAAACCACGTCAGAATTGGGTAATCCTGAAACATCGAGATCCGGGGGAATTTGTTCGTTTGGCTTGCCCACATGGATAATGTCTAGCCCTTGGGGAAGTTCTAGGGTGGTGTCAGTTTGAAGATGCAGTAAACTGGCAGTCTGGGTTTGTAGTTGAGTCGGTGCGCTGGCTGGTGGTTTTGTAGGGGGGGGTGGAGGTGTTGGGGATGCTTCGGGAAGATTCCCGATCGGAGGGGGTGGGGGTGTCACAGGAGGTGGGGGTGGGGAAGGTTCTGCTTCTGCTTCTGTCGAACCTTCAAAGGGGTTAGCTGCCCCACATTCTCCACAAAAAGTGGCATTACTGAGTAAGGGCTGACCACAGTTGCCACAATTCACCAATTGAGGCAGAGGGGTAAAACAGGCTTCGCACTGAATTGCCCCATCGGGGTTTTGATGCTCACAATTTGGACAAGTAATCATAATCTAGGGTTTACTATGATTTTAGGCGGTCAGACATAAATAAAATCAACTGTCTTAAGAAATATCAATAACTTTTTCAGGCAAAAGGCAACAGGCAAACGGAAGTGAGTGTGGGAGGGGTGAGAACTGTGGTGAGTGTAAGAAGAAAATTAACATTTTTCTCCCTCTGCTCCCCCTACCTCCCTAACAACTAACGTTTATTTTGATCTAACCATTTAACTCTGCCCCGGCTGCCTCATCTAACAACCAGATAAGTTCTCCTTGAGGTTGAACTGCCTTAGCTGGATAGAGGGTTTCATCACCATCAGGGGAAAAAATCTGAGCTAAGGCAGGGCGTTTATTTTCTCCTGCTACTAAGAAGATGATACAACGAGCATGATTGAGCAAAGGATAGGTAAACGTTAAACGGGGTTGTCCGTCCTTATTCCCTACAGTTATTAAGCGATCGCTGACGGTTAGGGCTTCTGTTTTCGGAAATAATGAGGCGGTGTGACCATCATCCCCCATCCCCAATAAGATAATATCAAACGTTGGAAATTCTCCTGCTTCGACCCCAAAAAAGTCTCGTAATTCCTGGTCATGGGTTTGAGCATCCACAGAAGGATCGTTACTCCCTGTGGGCATTGGATGAATATTAGAGGAAGGAAAATCCACTTGATCTAACCAAGCTTCACGGGCCATGCGTTGGTTACTATCGGGATGAGCGGCTGATACATAACGCTCATCTCCCCAAAAAATATGAATTTTTTCTAAAGGTAAAGACTGCTGAGCTAGGGCTTCGTAGAGAGGTTTCGGAGTACCACCACCGGCTAAAGCAAGGGTAAATTTTTCTTGTTGTTGTAACGTAGTGTGAATTTTATCGACGATTAAATTGAGTGTATGGGCGATGAGAGTCGGTTTATCGGATAATACTTGTATTTGTGTCATTCCTAATATATTCTCGTCGAGGGAACTTTTTAGCAACGTTTAGATTATCATTGTAATGACTAGAAGTCTGTGCCTTGCGAATTTCCCCTAAATCTTTTAAGCTCATAGCCAGGTTTAACAGTTATGTTCCTGATTAATGGGCGATTTAGCTGAATCCTTTATAAAAACTCCCGCACCTAATAATTGAATCTTTTAACGAACAGGGTACTCTCTCTGTAGACTGTTATCTTTAATGAAATGCTATCCACAAACTGATAAAAACAATGAATTATTCAGCATTTACGTCTTTAGTTCTCAAACTGATTGGGGTCATCTTCATCCTCTCTTCCCTATTGGATTATGTAACCCTTGCTATTCCTCTTAACTTAGAAAATCAATCATGGCAAATTGGTTTAGTAACCAATATTGTTGACCGAGGGGTAGTCCCTTTGGTGGGTATTGCTTTTATTTTAGTAGGCTATCTGATTGATGGTTTAGCGGATGCCAACCCCTTAAAAAAATCAGGATTTAATCTGAAACTGCCAGTTTATATCCTATCTGCTCTTTTAGGACTAATGTTTTTGTTGATGGTTCCTTTACACCTTAACAATCTCAATAGTGCTAAAACTGATGCTTTAGAAAGAATTCAACAAGGTGCTGGCCAAGGGGCCGAACAGATTCAGCAGTTTCTTACCCAAGTTGATACCTTATCTAGAAATCCAAATCAACTCAATCAGCAGATTCAACGACTCAACCAAGCCATTGAAGCAGGTCAAGTTCAAGGAAGACAGTTAAATGCTCAACAGTTAGAAACCTTACGTCAGCAACGCCAACAGTTACAAGGATTACGAGATTTATCCCAAAATCCTGAAGAATACAAAAAAAGAACGGAGGAATTGAAAAATCAATTAGAAACCCAACTCCTCGAACGTCGTAAACAAGCAGAAAGTCAAGCTACTACTCAAGCCTTAAAACAAAGTCTCCGTATTGGTTTAAGTAGCTTGATGTTAGCCATCGTTTATAGTGTGATTGGCTGGATTGGCTTAAAATCAGAAATCACAAGTCCTAAAGGACCTAAGGCAGCACCTCGTCCCAAGGTAAAACGCTAATTTTCAGAGGGTTATGTGGTGAGATCGGAAAAACATTATTAGCTCTTTCTATCTCCCCACCCTCTCTATTCCCCTTTTTTCTGGTACACGACACATTTATTCGATTCTGATACTAATTTTTACTTATCTGAGTTTAGAGGATAGGTAAGTATCGGTAAACATAACTGTTGAACTTGAATCATATTTGATGTTGCAAAATAATCAAGAATAGCATTGGCTACATATTCAGCTAATTTCACAGGAACTGCATTACCTATCATTTGTTCTAAATTTGTTTTTGAACCTTCCCAAATAAAGGTATCAGGGAATGTTTGAAGATAACTCCTTTCTTGAGCGGTTAAAGGACGAACGCTTGACGATAAAGAAACAATATCACCAGGATGTTTTTGATAGGTTTTAGGGATCGGCCGATTTACTCCTCTTATGGTTGGACTGGGTTCATCAATACTAAAAATTCCTCGTCTTTTATAACTTCTAGGATGTCTATAATAATACTCTATTCCCAGTTTATCTCCTAAATAGTCTCTAACTGTCATAGCTTTTTTAGATAAGTTTTTTTTTAAATATGGAATCAATGTATTGTCTTTTTCTTGATAAATTCCGACCCAAAAAAAACGCTTTCTTTTTTGAGGAACGCCACATAAACTAGCATCTAAAACTTTTTCTGTGATTCCATATCCGGCTTGTTTTAAAATCGTTTTAGCTTCTATATATTTATTGGTTTTGTTAAAACGAGCTACATTTTCTAACACAAAAACTTTAGGTAATATTTGGGTTACAATTTGCGAGAAAGCAATGGTTAAATCTCCTCTTCCTAAATTTTCATCACGTTTTCCTGCGCTTGAAAAATCTTGACAAGGAGGACCACCCATAATTAGATCAGGATTTAGACTTTTGAATTCTTCTAAGTATAATTCATAGCGACTGAGATCCCATTTATAAATTGGATGTTTAAAATTTTTCTGATAAATCTTAACTACAGGTTCCCAGTTATCGTAAGCAGCAAGTATGGTATATCCTGCATTTTGAAACCCTAATGAAAGTCCACCGCATCCTGCAAATAAATCAATTACTTTCATATACAAAAAACTTTATCACTTACTCTATATATTCTAAATCTATTTCAACTAAATAAGTTTGGGGTGTTAAGAATGATTGCATCAAATCTTCGTTCTGGACTTAATAATTTTTCTCCTCCTCCTAAAATTATATTATTAATTTCTTCTCGCTTAATTCTTGGATTTGTTAATTCTGGTGATTTCATATATTTATGAGTTCTCGAACCACTTAAAGCAAAAGCTTTATCGTTTTTTGTGTTC from Crocosphaera subtropica ATCC 51142 includes these protein-coding regions:
- a CDS encoding DUF3122 domain-containing protein, which encodes MSKQVFKFILVLGLMCLLLIQPAYAVIRESEIPPDIILYKSIQTWRDQSKNPWQLIFFKEIKGDNQPTINLRLVGFPDLFEFNHPQPLIIKIREDLTVQVPDVFTSDQEAFAPNMGQYNFKSIVDQLESNNFWLLELPLKDGELSRIKVPYFILEEWKKIIVQKASE
- a CDS encoding MBL fold metallo-hydrolase — encoded protein: MLFRQLFDAESSTYTYLIADRTLKQALLVDPVLEQVERDRQLLNELGLTLKYCLETHIHADHITGTGKLREITECLGIVPENAQIACADRWMKDKEVLQLGNVIVEAIATPGHTDSHFAYLVNRKAILTGDALFIRGCGRTDFQSGDPGTLYDSVTQRLFTLPDETLVYPGHDYRGHTVSTIAEEKQYNPRFVGRTPQSGSLRDRSEFITFMTNLNLPNPKKMMEAVPANEQCGNV
- a CDS encoding NAD(P)-dependent alcohol dehydrogenase encodes the protein MKSVIFNRYGSPDVLEYAEVTKPSPTAKQLLIKVIASSVNPIDWKIRRGMLQVVTGKKFPLSLGCDFSGEAVEVGEKVSDFQVSDQVYGFFSPGSGKAYGEYIVITPQNIAPKPTNLTHSQAAAVPLAASTALQGLRNKGKVKRGQTVLINGASGGVGTFAVQIAKAYQAAVTGVCSGKNIPLVTELGADYTIDYTQEDFTQQEKQYDIIFDIVGNYSFRKCQKSLNPEGIYVTLTPSLNFIINSVFAFFSRQQSKLLLVEPQPKDLAELKDLIEHQKVKPIIDCTYQLSDIMAAHTYSETGHVVGKIVLEV
- a CDS encoding TldD/PmbA family protein, whose product is MTSTLETWLKEIHLPADWIGLRQVTETSTLRYVRDGKPQSNGRSQSKGVMVEVLAKGQLGYCATNHLTLDNIKLAAEIAYQQAVTAAEWGIYSFTVEQRPKAVGTYYSPYLKPLDILSPKDINDLLLKVNETLKVNDKIVSTSAIARLVETEIQLVSSNGSDVYQKFLLITTDYTATAQDGNIIQKRTDNGLTARSYQGGMECLDETEVLTRAEKIAEQALELLSAEDCPTTTTTLVLAPDQMMLQIHESIGHPLELDRILGDERNYAGSSFVKLEDFGQLVYGSPLMNVTFDPSVSGQFASYRFDDGGNLATREYLIKEGILLRGLGSKESQIRSNVPGVANLRASSWNRPPIDRMANINLEPGNTSFDEMIANIESGVYMESNRSWSIDDYRNKFQFGCEYAKLIENGKLTKTLKNPNYRGITNQFWRSLSQLGDRSTLGMYGTPSCGKGEPNQAIRVGHASPVCAFDNIEVFGGVG
- a CDS encoding FHA domain-containing protein, whose amino-acid sequence is MITCPNCEHQNPDGAIQCEACFTPLPQLVNCGNCGQPLLSNATFCGECGAANPFEGSTEAEAEPSPPPPPVTPPPPPIGNLPEASPTPPPPPTKPPASAPTQLQTQTASLLHLQTDTTLELPQGLDIIHVGKPNEQIPPDLDVSGLPNSDVVSRIHADIRNEAGIFYIEDVGSSNGTYINYNALPPGNRHRLRPGDRISLGKGDLVTFVFQLS
- the pgl gene encoding 6-phosphogluconolactonase, which codes for MTQIQVLSDKPTLIAHTLNLIVDKIHTTLQQQEKFTLALAGGGTPKPLYEALAQQSLPLEKIHIFWGDERYVSAAHPDSNQRMAREAWLDQVDFPSSNIHPMPTGSNDPSVDAQTHDQELRDFFGVEAGEFPTFDIILLGMGDDGHTASLFPKTEALTVSDRLITVGNKDGQPRLTFTYPLLNHARCIIFLVAGENKRPALAQIFSPDGDETLYPAKAVQPQGELIWLLDEAAGAELNG
- the hpsJ-B gene encoding hormogonium polysaccharide biosynthesis protein HpsJ, translating into MNYSAFTSLVLKLIGVIFILSSLLDYVTLAIPLNLENQSWQIGLVTNIVDRGVVPLVGIAFILVGYLIDGLADANPLKKSGFNLKLPVYILSALLGLMFLLMVPLHLNNLNSAKTDALERIQQGAGQGAEQIQQFLTQVDTLSRNPNQLNQQIQRLNQAIEAGQVQGRQLNAQQLETLRQQRQQLQGLRDLSQNPEEYKKRTEELKNQLETQLLERRKQAESQATTQALKQSLRIGLSSLMLAIVYSVIGWIGLKSEITSPKGPKAAPRPKVKR
- a CDS encoding DNA cytosine methyltransferase, giving the protein MKVIDLFAGCGGLSLGFQNAGYTILAAYDNWEPVVKIYQKNFKHPIYKWDLSRYELYLEEFKSLNPDLIMGGPPCQDFSSAGKRDENLGRGDLTIAFSQIVTQILPKVFVLENVARFNKTNKYIEAKTILKQAGYGITEKVLDASLCGVPQKRKRFFWVGIYQEKDNTLIPYLKKNLSKKAMTVRDYLGDKLGIEYYYRHPRSYKRRGIFSIDEPSPTIRGVNRPIPKTYQKHPGDIVSLSSSVRPLTAQERSYLQTFPDTFIWEGSKTNLEQMIGNAVPVKLAEYVANAILDYFATSNMIQVQQLCLPILTYPLNSDK